Below is a window of Leguminivora glycinivorella isolate SPB_JAAS2020 chromosome 11, LegGlyc_1.1, whole genome shotgun sequence DNA.
AAGGAAAATAATTTATGTTTCTAGTGTAATAATTGAAATAGACCTAAagcaataaatttaaattaaatattaaataatcatAATTTCCGATTTTTAAGCACGCCTAgagtgagcgtcagaatggcgggtgtacatcaagcaatcctggtttggtatacgtcaggagttagtgctagcaatgtgccaaatgtgcgccaaaattcgagcaatgtgctctttgaactccagagatatttaagaaattaatgacacccgccattctgacgtcaggttggcgggtgcacttccagttctagctaatggctgcctactcaagggtgaaagtactgcctaaggttagtgctcgcaatgtgcttccacatgtatgaaacacacactaattcagagagccgttgaagagtaatataaaattgaataaatatatctataacgcctgctgaaataaaatagcaatgttcattgcctgcaatgcagcattaacatgcaggcgcttttcacaaaaaagtgatacttatagatatatttattcaatcccatattactcttcaacggctctctgaattagtttgtgtttcatacatgtggaagcacattgcgagcactaaccttaggcagtactttcacccttgagtaggcagccattagctagaactggaggtgcacccgccaacctgacgtcagaatggcgggtgtcattaatttcttaaataactctgtagttcaaagagcacattgctcgaattttggcgcacatttggcacattgctagcactaactcctgacgtataccacaccaggattgcttgatgtacacccgccattctgacgctcaccgCCTAGAAAAGTTCGACTACACCATGTTTcagatatctatctatcttatcTTCTTATtgatttaatgttatattcctaTTTGGTTTCTAACAGATTGATatcgcaataaaaaatattataaagacTGTACCTACACGATAAAATCCGGCCATACATAATATGGCAAATCTTTTAATAGAAAGTTAATTTTCAAGCAGGACCGTTTCCATATAATTTGTGGATATCATGGTCATGGGTCATGGTCTATGAATTTTAACAGTGTATATCTCATGgtaccaatatttttttgtccacTGTCTTCTGGCAGTCTTTACAAAACTTTCCTGttaaaaagattttttaatgtttaattatattagCCAAAATATACCTGATGATATACTGATTCCACAATAGTAAacatttttctgattgtaataaGATTAAGAAAGTTCTGAggttttctaactttgctgagttcgactttttgacactttttggctttcccatacaaaaacaactttcagtgcttggagtagaaagccTTCCCGACTCCCAAATGTCGAAATGAGTtacaataactattttttttggtATGATGACATTCTAATGCGTGTAAAAcggcttttaaaaatataactactATTGTGAAAAGTGGGATAGGAAGCCTGTGAAGAGTGTCAAAAAACGCTGGACAAAAAATGAAATGTACTGTGGACTGTATTCGGCGAAAACTGACACATACTCATGCATTACAACGAATAGCTACTATTTTTTACACAGTTTAAGATATATTGGTTAATAAAAGTACAAACATTACTTCAAAATGTGGATtcgggaaatagttatttgttatacaagggggcaaagttgtattttaacgccgagtgtggaattgaaaaacgagcaagtgaaaggattctatagttgaaccacgagcgaagtgagtggttcgagaatagaatcccgaacttgcgagttttttaacacacgagtagtaaaatacatttgcacccgagtgtaacacaaaacacaaaacttttcccctcactatagcgaggaaactacaacgcaaaaaatgcatttatcactgcttccagtagttccacaggtggtaaatcatctttattactagattcacctacttttatcaattttaaagcagttaatttgactttattcaaggtcaaattactttacccactagtggataaaatgcgtttttacccgctggtattaaaggacaaaacacgtgtttccgagctagtgaggggaaaaaaatattccataTCATGCATGGCCGGATTTTATCGTGTACAGTCTTTATGTTATGTATTTATACTGGTTTGATGTTCGTTCGCCAGACTGGCGAtgtcattgagtaattattacttcgtaatTACTCAAAGGGCGATGTCGTTGGGTTGGGAGTGTAGGTAACATCTTCATCTGACTACGTTATCTGGCAATGACCTTGGCGACTCATTATTAACGTTTCTACTTGGCATTGTTTCACGTAATGTTTACTATGCGTCTGTGAATGCCTTTGGACATGGTTATTATTAGCAAGTTACAACTCACGATCGGTTTACATGAAGAGGGAAAAAAGCCGAGAAAATTTCCTATAGCAACTAGCAATAGTCTTAGTTAAAAAGAGTACAACTATCGCGGAGGCCAGATTTAAAAGGGCATAAGTACAAGTATTATATGATATGTTTAATGTGAAACGCAGAGTTTTTAAACTTGAGCTTCGTGAGACTTACAGAAGTATGCATCACTAGGTCCACAATATTTCTTATCTGTGAGTATTTCGTGTTGCAATCAGTTTCGGTCGTTTTTGTGAATCATTGCATTCATTGCCTAGTAAAATAAGAAAATGTTGGTAAATATTCGTTACGTGCAGCCACAGACCTACATATTTAACTGACCATGAAttataaatgtaatattagcttttctaatctaatctaatatgGCTTGACacgtataaataattaaattaaattaatataggtacatagttaCAATATTTCTGATTAACGAACCTATATATTATAAATCTAGCTAAAGAAAAAATTATAATTGGTGAAATCAAAGTTGGTATGTTCTGTATAGGTAGGTTAAAGTTACACAAAAGAATCGAAATTACATTTTTaccgtgtttttattattcataaTATTTGCATGCATGTGAATATAATGCGTCATAATCAGTCATGCATGTGAATATAATGCGACGAGACATTTTCGTTATTTTAGGATGACGATGGGAATGATATCACTATTGATATGGCACATTGCAGCGTATCAGAACACCTGATAGTGTCAGCTTATCCGCGTTATCTATGCGATCGATCGAATCTTTTATCTTGTTATTTTCGATGAGATACTAACTGCCAGGAAAAAAATGGGGTAATAtttgtaatatgtatatatgcAATAACTAGTCCCTATTGCCTAATCTCATCGAATAAAGTTTTAGCTGTTGCGAATTGTCCGAGTATAAGAAATGAAAATTCTATATGTTAACATTCATATAAGATCTGCTGGTAGCACTAAATAATATGAAAcactatatctatctatctaccttttatttatttaatatattgtattgtataccttAGTACCTTGCATGTATTGCTTATTGCTTGCCGAGTGTTTCATGAGTATTTAGCTTATTAGGTTAAATATCGACATGCAATAGAAACGATAGAGTAATGAACAGCCTCGATTTGTATGAATAACCGAGGTAACATCCGTTTAATCTGAAGgacctaattatttatttatttgtttcctaCAGTTTTCTATTTTGACTAGTTTTAAATTGCTGGTTGGTGTCAAATATATTATGTTCAATAAAATCATACTAAAAAGATTAATTTAATCGCGAATCACGTATCAGTAACTTGGTACCAAAGAGACCggtgacttcctcgcacaacttAGCAGTACAACGAGGAAAGTCCGTATCCTTGTTAGGTTTAATATATTTGTTTAGTTGTAGGTATGTTTCGTCTTGGTTCCAATATTTAATCAAAagagtaaaaataataatcccTTGAATAAATAAACCTGTCTGCTGCACTGTCTAGTAAACAACTCACACGGCGTTCGCGTTTATAAGAGCCTTGCCAGAGCTGGTTTTTATGAATATAGACCCTAAACGGTTGACGGTTGGCCGTTGGCGACCAAGGCATGCAATTTAATACACGAgtgattttaaaaatatatatatatattaatttgcCGTACAAAGCATCAATGAATAGTTAAATGAGTACTAGGTACCTGCGGTTTTTAAACTTTAACACATTCATTAATTACGTTCTATTAAGTAAACTTAGATTCCAAGTCAAAGTAAAGTCAAGTAAAGGTACCCAAAGTgaaaataaatctattttcaATTGGcattacctacatattataaTCGATGTAATGCGTTACTCGTAAACATGTAGGTataaaattaagattattaTATCGCGTTAACTTTTATCAGCATAACCGGAACCAATCCATAAAATCGTAGTCGCGCTTCTCACGACACGACGTACGAAACTTGGTTCCCACGAGCGACATCCATCCTCCTGCTCCCATTTCATCAAGTCTTTTGGAAGTCACGAAACTTGTAAATTGATTTTGTTCTAACAAACTTATAGGTCCGTAAGTTTATAAATTGTAGTGTCCAACCTAGGAATAGTATCGCCGTTTTTGCTTTAATGTATGTCCTAACCctttgtttgaaaactttgtTTATAACTAAATATCTGACtaggtacctattattataataacctattaTCGAAGTCATGTTGTAACTGCTAAAGTAAATCCACTAGCCCAGGCAGAAAAGGATACGATATTAGCTCTAAATTTCTTTGACATAAATACTGCAAAGGTATACCTACACGGAAACAGGTTACAACAAGTCGTTTCTAAAGATACCCAGGCTACCCAGCAGCCGTTAAAACCAGGTGTCCTTGTATCTTGGAatccttgaaaaaaaaaaaacgctacACCAACCTTTGCCTTAGGTAATAGGTTAgtacatatgtatgtaaatgTGTACCTACATTGGTACCTAATAAGTATACATGACAGTGTGCTAACCGCATGGTCAAAATCTCTTTGTCCGATCATTTCATCCCACGCTTCGATCGAACCAAATCAGAGGTTTCAAGTTTCAAGAACACGATCGCAAAGGTCGTTATTTTATGCATTAGTCGGGACTTCGTTTTGATTTAAAATCGTAAAATCTTCTGATAGGTAATGTTTAAGAGTACTAGGCATCAAGTACCAGGCTGGCATGAGTACTAGGCGGCTATCGAGTACCTCATCTCGGGAGACAGTCTATTTTTACCGCACTAAGCGCATAGACCAGCGGGGCAATGACCATGCAATGCAACAACACGGTTTTGATGTCGTTGAACTTGTCAAAAATTATACCCGTCCACGTCCATCCAACATCAcgattaaattttaattgttaCGTATAAACTGAGGCCaattttgttaagaatttaaatatttgttccaaaaatattattaggtaggtataagtttaagtacctacattacttaattgaaacttaaactatttattaacaaaatgaTGCCACAAAATCAGGTACGAGTGAATTAAACAGCAATTAGTATCtcttacaattaataattttatttttactggTACTTTCACGATTCATGTTCTGACAAcgtcttataaataaaattcaagttcagggggccgatttttgagtctcactgtcactaaaataccggttgaaaacggtgacttgcctattattttcagtgtcaattttctgaatccgaactcaaaaatcggcccgcagttcAGACCAATGGATGGAGGAAAAAACAATGCCGTCAGTCATTCAGGTCACAATTTATAGGCAGGTATTTTTATTGTGCTATAACATTAAGAGAAAAGTTACGTTTACGTATTACGTAGGAGAGCTATTTTCAAACACTGTAACGAGGCGTTGATGTCTTTTCCACAAGTAATAAAGTAACTTAATATATATTAGATACTCAATCAcaatgacaaatacgaacacATTCAATAAGTTTCAGTAACTAGCTATTGTTATGTTCCCAAAGCAGAAAACATAAAGTGTTATGGGTACCTATCTGTATATCATGGTGACTAATCGACACTGCTTGGTAGAGTTGTAAAAAACTAAACTACTCTACAACAAGCTGACCAATCGGTGAGTAATTCGCCCATAGATAGCAGAAGCCCCATAGTAACAAAATGTTACCGAGCACTTATTAGTGAGGCATTCGATATCGCGAACAAAGCACGTTAAACGATTTTCGGCCATCGTTTGTACGTAACGTATAAGGCTTCATAGATATAAAGGTTACAAAGTTGGTATCTCTGTCCCGCTTACTTGTAGACGTGCATCTCTTTCACACGCCGGGCTACGTCATCGCAGAAACCAGCCAGCCAATTGACCGGTATACCGCCAACCTTcagtttttcttttatttataactCGCTCTGCATGGGCAAGTTATGCTCTGTTTAAGTCGCGCCGACACTAACATTTTATTTGGATTTAGTAATTAAGTACTGGATAATACGATGtttatgttaatttttttaaagtttaatgtGTTAAATTAATAGGAATATTAATTATGACTAACAGGAAATTAGATAAAATATAAgatattttacaattaagtgTTAATCAGTACCGCTAAGATTCTAATCAGAAAACAGTTAAAATTATCAAACATATCATTACAAACCAGTTGACGATAAAACCCAGGAAATCGTTACTAGCTAAACAAATCATAACAATCTAAGTATACCCTATATCGAAGCAACTAGTTTAGTATTTAGCGGTCGAGTGTTGTGTTGTGTGAAGGCAGCACTATACGGTTTAATGAACGGAGTGCGacggcgcggcgcgcggcgcgggcgcagaGCAGTCGGCCCCGAGCCCCTGGCGGCGCGACCACGCCACGCGAGTGCGGACGCACCATGAACGAGTACGTCGAGTACGACTGGAGGCTCCACCAGGTGCAGAACGAGCTGCTCTGCGACGTGTCCCGCAAGCGGCTCACCGACGGCGACAAGCAGCGGGCCCTCGACGGCCTTAAAGAAACCGTCGACTCGAGTCTCAACTTAGCCCTACGCGACAAGAGCCGCTGCCAGGACGACGCCTTCCTGCGCCGGTTTCTGTACGCGCGGAAACACGATGTGCAACAAAGTTTCGAGTTACTAGTGCGATATCACCAGTATCGGCGCGAGCACCCCGAGCTGTGGGCGCCGGCGGACGGCGGCGTGCTGCGCGCGCTGGCCGACGGGCTGCCCGGCGTGCTGGCGCAGCGTGACCGCCGCGGCCGCGCCGTGCTGCTCATGTTCGCCTCCAACTGGACCCCGCAGGCCTGCCCGCTCATGGCCGTCTACCGGGCGCTCCTCCTCACCCTCGAACGAACCCTCCAAGATGTGCAAAATCAAGCCAACGGATACGTAATAATTGTGGATTGGACAGAATTTACATTTAAGCAATCGTGTAGTTTACAAGCCAAAGTGATGAAACTTATGATCGACGGTCTGCAAGATTGTATGCCGGTTAGGTTCAAGAGCATACATTTCATAGGTCAACCTTGGTACGTGGAGACGGCGCTCGCCGTAATAAAACCTTATCTCAGAGCCAAAACGCGTGAGCGCATCGTGCTGCACGGCAATAATTTATCGACGCTGCACGACGCGCTGCCACTCGACATACTGCCCGCGGAGCTGGGCGGCGAGGGACCCTCGTACAACTCCGAGAGGTGGTTGAACGAGTTTTACCGTGCCGAAAGTAAAGATAACCCCGATGCGCCACCAGTTCCACTGTCGATAAAGACTGCAGCGCCACCCGAGGACGACCCCCCATCCGCGAAACTCGACAAAGCTTACAAACAGAAGGACAATCCAAAATCATTTAATGGCAATGAAAAGAGTGCTAAGTCAGAACTGTTGCGTGATAAGGACTGACCGTTTGGCGCGCAATCGCCGCGTCGTTAACAATGGACAGCTGTCTGCGCACGCCGTGAGCGCCGGTGCGCTCGCGAGCATGCAATTGTGATATCGATTGTAATGCTAATTTATTGTCTAGAGATTACTAAGAACAGTCCAGAGTAAACGCCTCATTAGAAAGTTGGAATATAATTAAGGTGCATTTACGTTAGTGGTGTATTGTATATGCTGGAAGGACGGAGCGATGATTCATTCACACCTTATTTTTGATCGTGATGTTTAATTGGAATCGATAGTTTCGGTTCGTGATAACTGAATTAGCGAGTCGGCGGATGCAAGGAGCGTTACTGGCCGCGTTGCAGGCGCAGGCGCAGGCGCAGGCGGCATGTAACGGTGCCGAGCTCTCGTTTTGACGCATCCGCTGCCATTTGGCTTTGGCGCTGAATTCCTCGCTCCGAATATTTTTTACAGGTTTCACTGTagtttaacattttatttattcgaCTAATCAGTACCTTGTAATGTCAAATATCTCATtatgttaatatttaattttcagaCTAGTTAAGATCACACATTTTAGAAATATGGTTGTAGATATCCACGCTTTGGTCATGTGAGGCTTACTGCGCATTTACTATTATGTTTTAAGTTAGTGTATGGTATGCGAGGCGAAGCCTGCGAGGTATATATGTGATGTGATAACTTTCGAGACAGtattaaatttaatgtacttATTTCCCTTCATTCCGGTCATGGATGCATCATGGATGTGGAAATTATGGCTAGCTCTCGAATATTTCAAAACAAGCTCTCTTACATAGCCTCTTGCTGtaacaattgtatttaaaacAATGTGTAGCGTCGCTAGAAGTTTTTCCAGGGCGTTACGTTGCTTGTTGAAGCTGAAAAGACTTATGAGTGATGAAAGGATGATTATTTTATGCCCTTTGGCATGTGTACTGTATTAAATACGTGTCTTAACAATACCTTAAGCCGCTTATGTCTGACATGACTGTAAATATCCACTCAGCTGAGACAGTTGCTTTAATATTGTACCTATCAAGTGAAATAAATGTATTACACAATATACATatcttttatattaaaaaacctATAGAAGTTAGACAGTGCATTTGCAACTTTGATTTCAAAACTAAATATTGATTGTGAAAAATAAAGAAGTGCATGCAGAAATTATACGTTATACCCACCTAATAGAATAATAATGGTGTAAAAATGGACGTTGACTACATAAATCAGGCAATAGAAGTGTATAAGAGTAATGTGACAATCGTCGTATCAAAACCAAAATACCTACATTCATGAATAAATTAAGAATTCGCGTCCGCGttaataatatcaataataaaGCAACCACTTTTTAAAACACGGGTTCATATTCATATCATAAAGGCCTTCATAACAAAGAGAAAGGTGGCATGCATCCTCTATGCgtcacacatacaaatattgtTATACTTACTCGTAGTTACTCTGCCCGTGCTCTGCCCCACTCAAAACAGCTTGTTGGAAATGTTTAAACGAACTGTATACTAATAACCTAAAATTTAATAAGataaatttgaatttaaaaagaaaaaaatgccAGCAtcagtgtgtgtctgtttgtttgtccgtctttcacggcaaaaccaagcgacgaattgacgtgattttttaagaggagatagttgaaggggtggagagtaacatagtctacattttgtctctttctaaccccccacttccctaaaatggggggaggaaatttgtatggcgcattccgcaattttggaatttaacgcgagcgaagccgcgggcaaaagctagtaaaaatatatatacatattacatacggAACATATTTTACATTAACATGGATATGCCCAAATGTAGCAGAAAATTGATACATtagatatcttatcttatcttatcttaaatctgcgggggcccttacggatacacttcgacccatcgggatcttttgtgcaattaccccctacgatcctaagatccttcagctattcaggagcttctcgaccatctccacgtatcggatgatgaggctcatgggtagctctctgaagtccttcggtacCAGGTAGC
It encodes the following:
- the LOC125230855 gene encoding clavesin-2-like, whose protein sequence is MNEYVEYDWRLHQVQNELLCDVSRKRLTDGDKQRALDGLKETVDSSLNLALRDKSRCQDDAFLRRFLYARKHDVQQSFELLVRYHQYRREHPELWAPADGGVLRALADGLPGVLAQRDRRGRAVLLMFASNWTPQACPLMAVYRALLLTLERTLQDVQNQANGYVIIVDWTEFTFKQSCSLQAKVMKLMIDGLQDCMPVRFKSIHFIGQPWYVETALAVIKPYLRAKTRERIVLHGNNLSTLHDALPLDILPAELGGEGPSYNSERWLNEFYRAESKDNPDAPPVPLSIKTAAPPEDDPPSAKLDKAYKQKDNPKSFNGNEKSAKSELLRDKD